From the genome of Vicia villosa cultivar HV-30 ecotype Madison, WI linkage group LG2, Vvil1.0, whole genome shotgun sequence, one region includes:
- the LOC131650666 gene encoding peroxidase 57-like, with amino-acid sequence MKMARIILVTLFLFNLVIVPSIALPFLEGLGFGIGNNDDARHDNQQEALPVFDDGIGNAKVDDGLGTGKLNGDDGLGTGKLIGDDGLGTGKLNGDDKLIGKVVVDGRPKLKVGFYSQTCPNAEKIVAAALAESVKINPEAIAQLLRLQFHDCFVVGCDASILLDYSPTGDKVEKGSMFNGQLLKGADTVDDIKEKLEEECPGIVSCSDTLAFSISEGMHLAGLPRRAPLGGRRDSLVSLASIAEDNNLPQPNWSIERMVALFIKKGFTVEEMVILLGAHSIGSAHCDVFMERIFNYENTRKPDPTLADQVVKEFQGICKNAGTQLFRNPTVNFDETPTELDNLFYKNMVTKNKTVLVTDSNLINDPRTIPIVNKMAAENGLWQKRFAEAMDKMGAMNVLTGNEGEVRTTCRATNN; translated from the exons atgaaaaTGGCACGGATCATACTTGTGACACTTTTCTTGTTTAACTTGGTTATTGTTCCTTCTATAGCTTTGCCATTTCTTGAGGGCCTTGGATTTGGTATTGGAAATAATGATGATGCACGACATGATAATCAACAAGAAGCACTACCAGTATTTGACGATGGAATCGGAAATGCAAAGGTTGACGATGGATTGGGAACTGGAAAGTTAAATGGAGACGATGGACTGGGAACTGGAAAGTTAATTGGAGACGATGGATTGGGAACTGGAAAGTTAAATGGAGACGATAAGCTAATTGGAAAGGTTGTGGTTGATGGTAGACCTAAACTTAAGGTAGGATTCTATAGCCAAACTTGTCCCAATGCTGAGAAAATCGTTGCTGCAGCACTCGCTGAAAGTGTTAAGATTAATCCAGAGGCAATTGCTCAACTCCTTCGTCTTCAATTTCATGACTGTTTCGTCGTT GGATGTGATGCATCGATCTTGCTAGACTACTCACCAACAGGAGACAAAGTAGAGAAAGGGTCAATGTTCAATGGTCAACTTCTCAAAGGAGCTGACACAGTTGATGACATTAAAGAAAAGCTAGAAGAAGAATGTCCAGGAATAGTGTCATGCTCAGACACGTTAGCATTCTCAATCAGTGAAGGAATGCACCTTGCCGGTTTACCTCGTAGAGCGCCTCTTGGCGGCCGTAGAGATTCGCTCGTTTCTCTCGCATCCATCGCGGAAGACAACAATCTCCCACAGCCTAATTGGTCAATCGAAAGAATGGTTGCACTTTTCATAAAGAAAGGTTTCACAGTTGAAGAAATGGTTATCTTACTGGGTGCACATTCAATTGGTTCGGCTCATTGTGATGTTTTTATGGAAAGAATTTTTAATTACGAAAACACGAGGAAGCCTGACCCTACACTGGCAGATCAAGTTGTTAAAGAGTTTCAAGGTATCTGTAAGAATGCTGGGACACAGCTATTTAGAAACCCAACTGTGAATTTCGATGAGACTCCAACAGAGCTTGATAACTTGTTTTACAAGAATATGGTGACAAAGAACAAGACGGTCTTGGTTACGGATTCTAATTTGATCAATGATCCTAGAACAATTCCTATTGTTAACAAGATGGCGGCTGAGAATGGTTTGTGGCAAAAGAGATTTGCTGAGGCTATGGATAAGATGGGTGCTATGAATGTTCTTACTGGAAATGAGGGTGAAGTGAGGACGACTTGTAGGGCCACTAATAACTAA